A section of the Triticum urartu cultivar G1812 unplaced genomic scaffold, Tu2.1 TuUngrouped_contig_9615, whole genome shotgun sequence genome encodes:
- the LOC125532296 gene encoding BTB/POZ and MATH domain-containing protein 2-like, with product MAEHCKLAAAMVAESEERSYVVKVDGYSRVKGLLKNGEFVISTPFSVGGHNWNVEYYPNGYPEDCSDFISLYLFHESADAGDVKAKFTVSVLDKNGEPVASCNRTSDPVTFSKEVSYCGYDDFIKKADLEASAHLRDDCFTIRFDVTVIKDIHGEEKSVPPSDLHRHFGDMLKNKDAADLTFKVGGQEFSAHRCVLAARSPVFKAELLGAMEESSSSTIEIHDMEPDVFESLLHFIYTDSAPVLQMASEKSEPCVDVVMAGHLLVAADRYNIGRLRVILEEKLCSHIDSSMVATSLALAEQHGFHRLKEACFQFLSSPPNLEAMMASDGYEHLKSSCPSVLKELIARIIPAEWKAAKDIIMAI from the coding sequence ATGGCAGAGCACTGCAAGCTTGCTGCTGCCATGGTAGCTGAATCTGAGGAAAGGTCATATGTGGTAAAGGTAGATGGATACTCAAGAGTAAAGGGGCTACTGAAGAACGGGGAGTTCGTCATTTCTACCCCTTTCAGTGTTGGAGGTCACAACTGGAACGTGGAATATTACCCCAACGGTTACCCCGAGGATTGTTCTGATTTCATATCTCTTTATCTATTTCATGAATCTGCCGATGCCGGAGATGTGAAGGCCAAATTCACGGTCAGTGTACTTGACAAGAATGGAGAACCGGTGGCTTCATGCAACCGTACCTCCGACCCTGTAACCTTCTCAAAGGAGGTTTCATATTGTGGTTACGACGACTTCATCAAGAAGGCTGATTTGGAGGCATCAGCGCATCTGAGAGACGATTGTTTCACCATCAGGTTCGATGTCACCGTCATAAAGGACATCCACGGTGAAGAAAAATCGGTTCCTCCAAGCGACCTGCACCGGCATTTCGGCGACATGCTCAAGAACAAGGATGCAGCAGACCTCACCTTTAAGGTTGGGGGACAGGAATTCTCTGCTCACAGGTGTGTCCTTGCTGCTCGCTCACCCGTCTTCAAGGCAGAGCTCCTCGGCGCCATGGAGGAGAGTTCCAGTAGTACTATCGAAATTCATGACATGGAACCTGATGTATTCGAGTCCTTGCTCCATTTTATATACACCGACTCCGCTCCTGTGCTTCAGATGGCCAGTGAAAAAAGTGAACCATGTGTAGATGTGGTGATGGCCGGCCATCTACTTGTGGCGGCTGACAGGTACAATATTGGGAGGCTGAGGGTGATACTTGAGGAGAAACTGTGCAGTCACATTGATTCCAGCATGGTGGCAACCAGCTTGGCTTTAGCTGAGCAGCATGGTTTCCATCGTCTCAAAGAAGCTTGTTTCCAGTTCCTCTCTTCTCCACCCAATTTGGAGGCAATGATGGCAAGTGATGGGTATGAGCACCTGAAATCCAGCTGTCCATCTGTTCTCAAGGAGCTGATAGCTAGAATCATCCCAGCTGAATGGAAAGCGGCAAAGGATATTATCATGGCAATTTAG